One genomic window of Piliocolobus tephrosceles isolate RC106 chromosome 19, ASM277652v3, whole genome shotgun sequence includes the following:
- the C19H22orf31 gene encoding uncharacterized protein C22orf31 homolog, whose translation MHPINVRQDPSIPIYGLRQSILLNTRLQDCYVDSPALTNIWMARTCAKQNINATASATTSSWEVVRNPLIANSFSLVKLVLSRQLKSKCCPAPRKRGEAKLSKRLKHKDDSVMKATQQARKRNSISSKSKRPAGHRRPAGGIRESKESSKEKKLTVRQDLEDRYAEHVAATQALLQDSRTAAWKGRVLLPETQKRQQLSEDTLTIHGLPTEGYQALYHAVVEPMLWNPSGTPKRYSLELGKAIKQKLWEALCSQGAISEGAQKDRFPGRKWPGVHEEPVLNKWPKLKSKK comes from the exons ATG CACCCAATCAATGTGAGACAAGACCCCAGCATCCCTATCTATGGACTCCGACAGTCCATCTTATTAAATACCAGGCTTCAGGACTGCTATGTGGACTCACCGGCTCTCACCAACATCTGGATGGCCAGAACGTGTGCAAAGCAGAACATTAACGCCACAGCATCAGCTACCACTTCCTCTTGGGAAGTTGTAAGGAATCCATTAATTGCCAATTCCTTCTCCCTGGTTAAGCTTGTACTCAGCCGGCAACTGAAGAGTAAGTGCTGCCCAGCACCACGCAAGCGTGGAGAAGCGAAACTCTCGAAGAGATTAAAGCACAAGGACGATTCAGTGATGAAAGCCACCCAGCAGGCCAGGAAAAGAAACTCCATCAGTTCCAAGAGCAAGCGGCCAGCAGGGCACAGGAGGCCTGCGGGAGGCATTAGAGAG AGTAAAGAAAgttcaaaggagaaaaaactaACAGTCCGCCAAGATCTTGAGGACAGATATGCTGAACATGTGGCTGCCACCCAAGCACTACTCCAAGACAGTAGGACAGCAGCCTGGAAGGGCCGAGTGTTGCTTCCTGAAACCCAAAAGAGACAGCAGTTGTCGGAGGACACGCTAACCATCCACGGTCTCCCCACAGAGGGTTACCAGGCTCTGTACCACGCTGTGGTAGAGCCAATGTTGTGGAATCCTTCAGGGACCCCCAAGAGGTACAGCCTGGAGTTGGGCAAGGCCATTAAACAAAAGCTCTGGGAGGCTCTGTGCAGTCAGGGTGCCATCTCTGAAGGTGCTCAGAAGGACCGGTTCCCTGGCAGGAAGTGGCCAGGTGTCCACGAGGAGCCTGTACTCAATAAATGGCCCAAGTTAAAGAGCAAAAAATAG